The Methyloferula stellata AR4 genome includes a window with the following:
- the nusB gene encoding transcription antitermination factor NusB, which translates to MAKAIERSAARLAAVQALYEMEVTEKGLNEVFAEFEAFWLGNEIEGEQYNDAEVAFFRDVLSGVLEDQGPLDRLIDKTLVEGWPLARVDSVLRAILRAGAYELKKRTDVPARVVIKEYVDVAGAFFGLEEAGMINAVLDHMARHLRAAEFEPRPSS; encoded by the coding sequence ATGGCGAAAGCGATCGAGCGCTCCGCTGCGAGGCTTGCGGCCGTCCAGGCCCTCTATGAAATGGAGGTCACGGAAAAAGGCTTGAACGAGGTCTTCGCCGAATTCGAAGCCTTCTGGCTCGGCAATGAAATCGAGGGTGAACAGTATAATGATGCCGAAGTCGCGTTTTTTCGCGATGTCTTGTCGGGCGTACTCGAAGATCAAGGCCCGCTCGATCGGCTGATCGACAAGACTTTGGTGGAAGGCTGGCCTCTGGCGCGCGTCGATTCCGTTTTGCGTGCGATCCTCCGTGCCGGCGCCTATGAGCTGAAGAAGCGCACCGACGTTCCCGCCCGCGTCGTCATCAAGGAATATGTCGATGTCGCCGGCGCGTTTTTTGGGCTGGAAGAGGCCGGCATGATCAATGCCGTGCTCGACCATATGGCGCGGCATCTGCGCGCCGCGGAATTCGAGCCGCGCCCATCTTCGTGA
- the ribH gene encoding 6,7-dimethyl-8-ribityllumazine synthase encodes MAEPNRSPASEDEGVEGARFLIVEARFYDHIGAMLLEGAKRAFAKAGAHVHVVSVPGALEIPIALAALFDGASATSEPYHGAIALGCVIRGETYHFEIVSNESARALTDLAVARKLAFGNGVLTVENETQAIVRADPEQGDKGGDAARAALALYRLKRKAGAL; translated from the coding sequence ATGGCCGAACCGAACCGATCACCCGCTTCAGAGGATGAAGGCGTCGAAGGCGCCCGCTTCCTCATTGTCGAGGCGCGGTTCTATGATCATATTGGCGCCATGCTGCTCGAAGGTGCGAAACGGGCCTTCGCGAAGGCCGGCGCGCATGTCCATGTCGTCAGCGTGCCCGGCGCGCTCGAAATTCCGATCGCGCTGGCGGCTCTGTTCGATGGGGCGAGTGCGACATCCGAACCTTATCATGGCGCGATCGCGCTTGGCTGCGTGATCCGCGGCGAGACCTATCATTTCGAAATCGTCTCGAACGAAAGCGCGCGCGCCCTGACCGATCTCGCCGTCGCGCGTAAGCTTGCATTTGGAAACGGCGTTCTTACCGTGGAAAACGAAACCCAGGCGATCGTCCGCGCCGATCCGGAGCAAGGCGACAAAGGCGGCGATGCGGCCCGCGCGGCGCTCGCGCTCTATCGTCTCAAACGCAAAGCGGGAGCGCTTTGA
- a CDS encoding DinB family protein → MKSHWQMFAGYNAWANERVFAAAAGLSDADYRADKGAFFKSVHGTLNHILVGDLVWMQRFTGEGPLPSSLDAILHESLPALHQARRAQDARIIAYIESLDDQALAGEIRYRPITTTGEIVQPLAPALAHWFNHQTHHRGQVHALLTSLKSEAPSLDLVNFQREQGIGARRMG, encoded by the coding sequence ATGAAGTCGCATTGGCAAATGTTCGCCGGCTATAACGCATGGGCGAATGAGCGCGTTTTCGCTGCCGCCGCCGGGCTTTCGGATGCGGATTATCGCGCCGACAAAGGCGCGTTCTTCAAATCGGTGCATGGCACGCTGAATCATATTCTCGTCGGCGATCTTGTCTGGATGCAAAGATTCACCGGCGAAGGTCCGCTTCCGTCGAGCCTCGATGCGATCCTGCACGAGTCCTTACCCGCTTTGCATCAGGCACGCCGCGCGCAGGATGCACGCATCATCGCTTATATCGAGTCTCTCGACGATCAAGCTCTCGCAGGCGAGATCCGCTACCGGCCCATCACCACGACCGGCGAAATCGTGCAGCCGCTCGCACCCGCCTTGGCGCATTGGTTCAATCATCAGACGCATCATCGCGGTCAGGTTCACGCGCTATTGACGAGTCTCAAAAGCGAAGCGCCGTCGCTCGATCTCGTCAATTTTCAGCGCGAGCAAGGCATAGGCGCGCGCAGGATGGGATGA
- a CDS encoding GCG_CRPN prefix-to-repeats domain-containing protein has translation MTAAAALIFAAQTAQAMPAANLEGATAPEVTLVYGGCGVYGHRGPYGGCRAGGQAGGYYRGRPCPPGFHLGPRGAKCWPN, from the coding sequence ATGACCGCCGCGGCGGCTTTGATCTTTGCCGCGCAGACCGCGCAAGCCATGCCGGCTGCCAATCTTGAAGGCGCCACGGCGCCGGAGGTCACGCTCGTCTATGGCGGCTGTGGCGTCTACGGCCATCGCGGACCTTATGGGGGCTGCCGCGCCGGTGGACAAGCGGGCGGTTATTATCGCGGCCGTCCTTGCCCTCCCGGTTTCCATCTTGGGCCGCGCGGCGCCAAGTGCTGGCCGAACTGA
- a CDS encoding riboflavin synthase — protein sequence MFTGLITDVGEVASVEARGELNRVRILCAYPAESIAQGASIACAGPCLTAVAVGRGKSKTWFEVDVAAETLARTTASAWRAGTHLNLERSLKIGDELGGHLVTGHIDAVAEILAIEAFDGMKRFSIRAPKNLARFIAEKGSICLDGTSLTVNDVEGDVFSVLLIPHTLAVTTWDERQAGDKINLEVDLMARYAARLAEADK from the coding sequence ATGTTCACCGGGCTCATCACCGATGTTGGCGAAGTGGCGAGCGTCGAGGCGCGCGGTGAATTGAACCGCGTACGCATCCTTTGCGCCTATCCGGCAGAGAGCATCGCGCAAGGTGCGTCCATCGCTTGTGCCGGGCCTTGTCTCACCGCGGTCGCCGTGGGCCGGGGCAAGAGTAAAACCTGGTTCGAGGTCGATGTCGCAGCCGAGACTTTGGCTCGCACCACGGCTTCCGCGTGGCGTGCGGGGACGCATCTCAACCTCGAACGCTCCTTGAAGATCGGCGACGAGCTCGGCGGCCATCTCGTGACCGGCCATATTGATGCTGTGGCGGAGATCCTCGCGATCGAAGCCTTCGACGGCATGAAGCGCTTTTCAATCCGGGCGCCGAAAAACCTCGCGCGTTTCATCGCCGAAAAAGGCTCCATCTGTCTCGACGGCACATCGCTTACCGTCAACGATGTCGAAGGTGATGTCTTCTCGGTATTATTGATCCCGCATACATTGGCCGTCACGACCTGGGACGAGCGCCAAGCCGGCGATAAGATCAATCTCGAAGTCGATCTGATGGCGCGCTATGCGGCGAGGCTCGCCGAAGCCGACAAGTGA
- the ribD gene encoding bifunctional diaminohydroxyphosphoribosylaminopyrimidine deaminase/5-amino-6-(5-phosphoribosylamino)uracil reductase RibD: protein MSHIEEDARLMAAALSFSRRSLGLAAPNPSVGALVVKDGLIVGRGVTGQGGRPHGEVLALEEAGELAKGAMLYVTLEPCSHHGKTPPCVDAIIAAGIARVVSAIGDPNPKVAGEGYRRLREAGVEVVTGVCEEEARRLHLGHFLCVTAGRPMVTLKLAETADGYAADVPGAPRLVISGELTYSFVHMQRALYDAILIGSGTALADDPLLTVRLPGLEARKPLRVVLDTKLLLSPASWLAVTATEVPTLVVAGDGADGEAVKALEAKHVEVATVPCDKAGHVDLNAALRLLAGRGITRVLSEGGPHLGAALIAAGIADEVLILTSQKSLGREGLPALDAAANARLADETHYRFAETRILGEDRLMRYERTL, encoded by the coding sequence ATGAGTCATATCGAAGAGGATGCGCGGCTGATGGCTGCGGCTCTGTCGTTCAGCCGCAGAAGCCTTGGTCTTGCCGCGCCCAACCCTTCCGTCGGCGCGCTCGTCGTCAAGGACGGGCTGATTGTCGGACGCGGCGTGACGGGGCAGGGTGGCCGTCCGCATGGCGAGGTCCTGGCGCTTGAAGAGGCGGGCGAACTTGCCAAAGGCGCGATGCTCTATGTCACGCTCGAACCGTGCAGCCATCACGGCAAGACGCCGCCTTGCGTGGATGCCATCATAGCCGCGGGAATCGCCCGCGTCGTGTCGGCGATCGGAGACCCCAATCCGAAAGTCGCCGGAGAGGGCTATCGGCGTCTGCGGGAAGCCGGGGTCGAGGTCGTGACCGGCGTTTGCGAGGAAGAAGCGCGGCGGCTTCATCTCGGTCATTTCCTCTGCGTGACAGCGGGGCGCCCTATGGTCACATTGAAACTCGCCGAGACGGCCGATGGCTATGCTGCGGATGTCCCCGGTGCGCCGCGGCTCGTCATCTCCGGCGAGTTGACCTATAGCTTCGTCCATATGCAGCGCGCTCTTTATGATGCGATCTTGATCGGCAGCGGAACGGCGTTGGCCGATGATCCTTTGCTGACGGTGCGTCTGCCCGGACTTGAAGCGCGCAAGCCTTTGCGCGTGGTGCTCGATACGAAACTGCTTCTGTCTCCGGCGTCCTGGCTCGCGGTGACGGCGACGGAGGTGCCGACTTTGGTGGTCGCTGGAGACGGCGCCGATGGCGAGGCGGTCAAGGCGCTCGAGGCAAAGCATGTCGAGGTCGCGACCGTGCCTTGCGACAAGGCGGGGCATGTTGATCTCAACGCGGCGCTTCGATTGCTTGCCGGACGCGGGATCACGCGGGTTTTGAGCGAAGGCGGCCCGCATTTGGGCGCAGCTTTGATTGCCGCCGGTATCGCGGACGAGGTCCTGATATTGACGAGCCAAAAGTCGTTGGGCCGCGAGGGTCTGCCGGCACTCGATGCGGCCGCCAATGCAAGACTCGCGGATGAAACCCATTATCGCTTTGCCGAAACCCGGATCTTGGGCGAGGACCGGCTTATGCGCTATGAAAGGACGCTTTGA
- the nrdR gene encoding transcriptional regulator NrdR, whose protein sequence is MRCPYCGSLETQVKDSRPTEDASSIRRRRVCPDCGGRFTTFERVQLRELTVVKKSGRRVPFDRDKLMRSVEVAMRKRPVEGERVERMINGVVRQLESQGESDIQSDKIGELVMEGLRSLDSVAYVRFASVYRNFREARDFNTLIDELAGSDPAVEPEPEERTAKGRSPSRA, encoded by the coding sequence ATGCGGTGCCCCTATTGCGGCAGCCTCGAAACGCAAGTGAAGGACTCGCGGCCGACGGAAGATGCGTCTTCCATTCGCAGGCGGCGGGTCTGTCCCGATTGCGGCGGGCGGTTCACGACTTTCGAACGCGTGCAATTGCGCGAGCTGACGGTCGTCAAGAAATCCGGCCGCCGCGTACCTTTCGATCGCGACAAGCTGATGCGCTCGGTCGAAGTTGCCATGCGCAAAAGGCCGGTCGAGGGCGAGCGCGTCGAGCGCATGATCAATGGCGTCGTGCGGCAGCTTGAAAGCCAGGGCGAAAGCGATATCCAAAGCGACAAGATCGGCGAACTCGTGATGGAGGGATTGCGGTCGCTCGACAGCGTCGCCTATGTGCGTTTCGCATCGGTCTATCGGAATTTCCGCGAAGCGCGCGATTTCAATACACTGATCGATGAGTTGGCGGGCAGCGATCCGGCGGTCGAGCCGGAGCCCGAAGAGCGGACCGCGAAGGGCCGTTCGCCGAGCCGGGCGTAA
- the glyA gene encoding serine hydroxymethyltransferase, whose product MSQSAADPRHASNSFFAASLAEADPEVAAAIAQELGRQRDEIELIASENIVSKAVLEAQGSVLTNKYAEGYPGRRYYGGCQFVDIAENLAIERVKRLFDCGFANVQPNSGSQANQAVFLALLQPGDTFLGLDLAAGGHLTHGSPVNMSGKWFKPVSYGVRQDDHLIDMEKLAELALEHKPKMIIAGGSAYPRFWDFAKFREIADSVGAIFMVDMAHFAGLVAGGVHPSPFPHAHVVTSTTHKTLRGPRGGLVLTNDQDIAKKINSAVFPGLQGGPLMHVIAGKAVAFGEALQPSFKIYARQVVENAKALASSILEGGFDLASKGTDNHLMLVDLRPKNLTGKAAEAALGRAHITCNKNGVPFDTASPMVTSGIRLGAPAATSRGFGIAEFKKVGELIVELLDGLAKNGDEKNGAVEAKVKADVAGLTQRFPIY is encoded by the coding sequence ATGAGCCAATCCGCCGCCGATCCCAGGCACGCATCGAATTCTTTCTTCGCTGCAAGTCTCGCCGAAGCGGATCCGGAAGTCGCTGCCGCGATCGCGCAAGAGCTTGGCCGTCAGCGCGACGAGATCGAGCTGATCGCCTCCGAAAACATCGTCTCCAAGGCGGTGCTCGAAGCGCAGGGCTCGGTCCTGACGAATAAATATGCCGAGGGCTATCCGGGCCGACGCTATTACGGCGGCTGCCAATTCGTCGATATCGCCGAAAATCTGGCCATCGAGCGCGTGAAGCGCCTCTTCGACTGCGGTTTCGCCAATGTGCAGCCGAATTCCGGCAGCCAGGCCAATCAGGCGGTGTTTTTGGCGCTGCTTCAGCCGGGCGATACGTTCCTTGGCCTGGATCTCGCGGCCGGCGGCCATCTGACTCACGGCTCGCCGGTGAACATGTCCGGCAAATGGTTCAAGCCCGTCTCCTATGGCGTGCGCCAGGACGATCATCTGATCGATATGGAGAAGCTCGCGGAGCTCGCTCTGGAACATAAGCCGAAGATGATCATCGCCGGTGGTTCGGCCTATCCGCGCTTTTGGGATTTCGCCAAGTTCCGCGAAATCGCCGACTCGGTCGGTGCGATTTTCATGGTCGATATGGCGCATTTCGCAGGCCTCGTGGCGGGCGGCGTGCATCCTTCACCGTTCCCGCATGCGCATGTCGTCACCTCCACCACGCATAAGACCTTGCGCGGCCCGCGCGGCGGTCTCGTGCTGACGAATGATCAGGATATCGCAAAGAAGATCAATTCGGCGGTGTTCCCCGGCCTGCAGGGTGGTCCGCTCATGCATGTCATCGCCGGCAAGGCGGTCGCTTTCGGTGAGGCCCTGCAACCGAGCTTCAAGATCTATGCGCGGCAAGTGGTCGAGAATGCCAAGGCGCTGGCGAGCTCGATCCTCGAGGGCGGCTTCGACCTTGCGTCGAAGGGCACGGATAATCATCTGATGCTTGTCGATCTGCGGCCGAAGAACCTCACCGGCAAGGCGGCGGAAGCGGCCTTGGGCCGGGCGCATATCACCTGCAACAAGAACGGCGTCCCCTTCGATACCGCAAGCCCGATGGTGACGTCGGGCATCAGGCTCGGTGCTCCGGCTGCGACCTCGCGCGGCTTCGGCATCGCCGAATTCAAGAAAGTTGGCGAGTTGATCGTCGAATTGCTCGACGGGCTGGCCAAGAACGGCGACGAGAAAAATGGCGCGGTCGAAGCCAAGGTGAAGGCGGACGTCGCGGGCCTGACGCAGCGTTTCCCGATCTACTAG
- a CDS encoding L,D-transpeptidase family protein, with amino-acid sequence MAGFSAALGVFGFVTTAAAQHFDAQAEWAQRYDADEHLAVTRSTTPVLSPQTLAATEQAIEHYREIVSRGGWGTVPAGHTLKLGVSGPAVVALRKRLIASGDLDSASGGSPIFDSYVDAGVKHFQARHGIGETGVVSQETFTALNVSADVRLQQLEINIVRLRSYSGNLGGRFVMANIPAAAVETVENGVVATHHIAGVGKIDRQSPVMMTKAIDINFNPYWTVPVSIIRKDLIPKMQADPNYLSENRIHIYNRDGQEVQPQQINWNSLEAVNYKFREDPGDNNSLGVVRININNPYGVYMHDTATKGVFGDDFRFISSGCIRVQNVRDYVAWLLKDNPGWDRDHIDEVIRSGERVDVKLATPVPVYWVYITAWATPDGTIQFRDDIYQRDGFGGNVAQAIVPPTQQAVVNNEQPSPAYGGSQGYYGGEQGSGRGQGYGGQQQTLPPMSDEQ; translated from the coding sequence GTGGCCGGGTTTTCCGCGGCTCTCGGGGTTTTCGGTTTTGTAACCACGGCCGCGGCACAGCATTTCGATGCGCAGGCCGAATGGGCGCAGCGCTACGATGCGGACGAGCATCTGGCCGTCACAAGGTCGACGACACCGGTACTTTCGCCCCAGACTTTGGCGGCGACCGAGCAGGCCATCGAACATTATCGCGAGATCGTGTCTCGCGGCGGGTGGGGGACGGTGCCGGCAGGCCACACCCTCAAACTCGGCGTCAGCGGTCCGGCCGTCGTCGCGCTCAGGAAGCGCTTGATCGCCTCGGGCGATCTCGATTCCGCCTCGGGCGGCTCGCCGATCTTCGACTCCTACGTCGATGCCGGCGTCAAGCATTTCCAGGCCCGGCACGGGATAGGTGAAACAGGCGTCGTCTCGCAGGAGACTTTCACGGCCCTGAATGTCTCCGCCGACGTGCGGCTGCAGCAGCTTGAGATCAATATCGTGCGGCTGCGCTCTTATTCGGGCAATCTCGGCGGCCGTTTCGTCATGGCCAATATTCCGGCAGCGGCGGTCGAAACCGTCGAAAACGGTGTCGTGGCGACGCATCACATCGCCGGCGTCGGCAAGATCGACCGCCAATCGCCGGTCATGATGACCAAGGCGATCGACATTAATTTCAATCCCTATTGGACGGTGCCGGTCTCGATCATCCGCAAGGATCTGATTCCCAAGATGCAGGCCGATCCGAACTATCTCTCCGAGAACCGGATCCATATCTACAATAGAGACGGCCAGGAAGTGCAGCCGCAGCAGATCAATTGGAACTCGCTGGAAGCCGTGAATTACAAGTTCCGGGAAGATCCGGGCGACAATAATTCGCTCGGCGTCGTGCGCATCAATATCAACAACCCTTACGGGGTTTACATGCACGACACGGCGACCAAGGGCGTCTTCGGCGACGATTTCCGCTTCATTTCGTCGGGCTGTATCCGCGTGCAGAACGTCCGTGACTATGTCGCATGGCTCCTCAAGGACAATCCCGGCTGGGATCGCGATCATATCGACGAGGTCATCCGCTCCGGCGAACGCGTTGACGTGAAGCTCGCGACGCCAGTACCGGTCTATTGGGTCTATATTACCGCTTGGGCGACGCCCGATGGAACCATTCAGTTCCGCGACGACATCTATCAGCGCGATGGATTTGGCGGCAATGTTGCCCAGGCGATCGTTCCGCCGACGCAACAAGCGGTCGTCAATAATGAGCAGCCGAGCCCGGCCTATGGCGGCAGCCAAGGCTATTATGGCGGCGAACAGGGTTCTGGGCGCGGTCAGGGCTATGGCGGCCAGCAGCAGACGCTGCCGCCGATGAGCGACGAGCAGTAA
- the ldtR gene encoding transcriptional regulator LdtR — protein sequence MNNALKTDVSQVRAERISEVRPVYLEALTLVERLHRRLLDVIKDEFDRRGRSDVNSVQALLLYNIGDKELTAGELRTRGYYLGSNVSYNVKKLVEMGYLHHSRSRLDRRSVRISLTDKGREVHKIVAMLYDKHATTVEQIGGISPEEFAKLNQSLVRLERFWTDQIRYRL from the coding sequence ATGAATAATGCACTCAAGACGGATGTCTCGCAGGTTCGCGCCGAGCGCATCAGTGAGGTTCGTCCTGTCTATCTTGAAGCCTTGACTTTGGTCGAGCGTCTGCATCGCCGGCTGCTCGATGTCATCAAGGATGAATTTGACCGGCGCGGCCGCAGCGATGTCAATTCGGTGCAGGCTTTGCTGCTTTACAATATCGGCGACAAGGAACTGACAGCTGGAGAGCTCCGCACGCGCGGCTATTATCTCGGCTCGAACGTCTCCTACAACGTCAAGAAGCTCGTGGAGATGGGGTACCTCCATCACTCCCGTTCGCGGCTTGACCGGCGCTCGGTTCGCATCAGCCTGACCGACAAGGGCAGGGAGGTGCATAAGATCGTGGCAATGCTTTACGACAAGCATGCAACCACGGTCGAGCAGATCGGCGGCATTTCGCCCGAGGAATTCGCCAAGCTCAATCAGTCGCTGGTTCGGCTCGAACGCTTCTGGACCGATCAGATCCGCTACCGGCTCTGA
- a CDS encoding DUF6163 family protein, translated as MNIPHSFSRAEGAEEFGAAIRLGEKARAEREAMRWGLVLVVFMRLLAGLWMAEGLIHWIDVLMSSKPLFDSMRPAVASAVIYFGVLDLVAAVGLWLATPWGGVLWLLAAVSQIFVAVALPHFFAAEKLVILSNFILILIYFVLTWKAGHSSGQFRRAPSRK; from the coding sequence ATGAACATTCCGCACTCGTTCAGCCGCGCCGAGGGCGCCGAGGAATTCGGCGCCGCGATCAGGCTTGGCGAAAAGGCGCGGGCCGAGCGCGAGGCCATGCGATGGGGACTTGTGCTCGTCGTTTTCATGCGCCTCCTGGCCGGGCTCTGGATGGCCGAGGGGCTGATCCATTGGATCGATGTCTTGATGTCGTCGAAGCCGCTGTTCGATTCCATGCGGCCAGCCGTGGCTTCGGCGGTGATTTACTTCGGCGTACTCGATCTCGTCGCCGCTGTCGGCCTGTGGCTGGCGACGCCATGGGGCGGCGTGCTGTGGCTTCTCGCGGCGGTGTCGCAGATCTTCGTCGCGGTTGCACTCCCGCATTTCTTCGCGGCGGAAAAGCTCGTTATTCTGTCAAATTTCATTCTAATTTTGATCTATTTCGTTTTGACATGGAAGGCAGGACATTCTAGCGGACAGTTTAGGCGCGCCCCATCTCGCAAGTAG
- a CDS encoding enoyl-CoA hydratase/isomerase family protein, which produces MTDSEIISEKQGAAGVLTLNRPQALNAINNGMTRAIAAVLDAWEKDSDVKTVVLRAAGDKAFCAGGDIKRLYEHGKAGAHDLQMTFYREEYTLNRRMKLYPKPIVALVDGIVMGGGAGLAMHCSHRVAGDTYTFAMPETAIGLFPDVSATYFLSRLPGNAGTYLALTASRANTADAVAIGLVNAHVPSSKFSELTQRLVAGEAPEAAIAALKAEPASTSKMMEYANFIKLCFAPSTVDAILGEIDEAGYAGMDFATETYDAIAKNSPTCLAIALRQMQIGPKLELDEAIKLEYRMMSRMMKNADFYEGVRAVLVDKDRQPKWSPSEIDAVKLADIEPFFAPLPDGDLDFGA; this is translated from the coding sequence ATGACCGATTCAGAGATTATCAGCGAAAAGCAGGGCGCTGCCGGCGTCCTTACGCTCAATCGCCCGCAGGCCCTGAACGCGATCAACAATGGCATGACCCGCGCCATAGCCGCGGTGCTCGATGCCTGGGAAAAAGATTCCGACGTCAAAACGGTCGTGCTGCGCGCCGCGGGCGACAAGGCCTTTTGCGCCGGCGGCGACATCAAGCGGCTCTACGAGCACGGTAAGGCGGGCGCGCACGACCTGCAGATGACCTTCTACCGCGAGGAATATACGCTCAACCGGCGGATGAAGCTTTATCCGAAGCCGATCGTCGCGCTCGTCGACGGCATCGTGATGGGCGGCGGCGCCGGTCTTGCGATGCATTGCTCGCACCGCGTCGCGGGCGACACCTATACGTTCGCCATGCCTGAGACCGCGATCGGTCTGTTTCCGGACGTCAGCGCGACCTATTTTCTGTCGCGCCTGCCGGGCAATGCCGGGACTTACCTCGCGCTTACGGCTAGCCGGGCGAACACGGCCGATGCGGTCGCGATAGGCCTCGTCAATGCGCATGTGCCGTCTTCGAAATTCTCCGAGCTTACGCAAAGGCTCGTCGCGGGCGAAGCGCCGGAGGCGGCCATTGCGGCGCTGAAGGCCGAACCCGCATCTACATCGAAGATGATGGAATATGCCAATTTCATCAAACTCTGCTTCGCACCTTCGACCGTCGACGCGATCCTCGGCGAGATCGATGAAGCGGGTTATGCCGGGATGGATTTCGCCACTGAGACCTATGATGCGATTGCCAAGAATTCGCCGACCTGTCTGGCGATCGCTTTGCGGCAGATGCAGATCGGCCCGAAACTCGAACTCGACGAGGCCATCAAGCTCGAATATCGCATGATGAGCCGGATGATGAAAAACGCCGATTTTTACGAGGGCGTCCGGGCCGTGCTTGTCGACAAGGACCGGCAGCCGAAATGGAGCCCGTCGGAGATCGACGCCGTCAAACTGGCCGATATCGAGCCCTTCTTCGCGCCGCTTCCAGACGGCGACCTGGACTTTGGCGCGTGA
- the hemB gene encoding porphobilinogen synthase — MATPLRPKAELTPVVETKAGEALDLTHRMRRNRKAEWTRKLVRENVLTTGDLIWPIFIIEGTNKREPISSMPLVERLSVDEAVRAAGEAVELGIPAIALFPHTDPAMRDPRGSEALNPQNLVCRACAAIKKEIPDLGLITDIALDPYTSHGHDGVMRGEDILNDETVEILVQQALNQARAGSDIIAPSDMMDGRVGAIRAGLDAEGFEMVQIMAYAAKYASAFYGPFRDAIGTSATLIGDKRTYQMDPANSDEALREVAADIEEGADMVMVKPGLPYLDIIRRVKDNFSIPTFAYQVSGEYAMIMAAALNGWIDGDRAMMESLIAFKRAGADGVLTYFAPRVARKLRERR, encoded by the coding sequence ATGGCCACACCCTTGCGCCCGAAGGCGGAGCTGACACCAGTCGTTGAAACGAAAGCAGGCGAAGCGCTCGACTTGACGCATCGCATGCGCCGCAACCGCAAGGCGGAATGGACGCGCAAGCTCGTGCGCGAAAACGTGTTGACGACCGGCGACCTGATCTGGCCGATCTTCATCATCGAGGGCACGAACAAGCGCGAGCCCATCTCGTCCATGCCGCTGGTCGAGCGGCTCTCCGTCGACGAGGCGGTCCGCGCCGCGGGCGAAGCGGTCGAACTCGGCATTCCGGCGATCGCGCTTTTCCCGCACACCGATCCAGCCATGCGCGATCCGCGCGGCAGCGAAGCGCTCAATCCGCAAAATCTCGTCTGCCGCGCCTGCGCCGCGATCAAGAAGGAAATTCCGGACTTAGGCCTCATCACCGATATCGCGCTCGATCCTTATACGAGCCACGGCCATGACGGCGTGATGCGCGGCGAAGACATCTTGAACGACGAAACGGTCGAAATCCTGGTTCAGCAGGCACTGAACCAGGCGCGTGCGGGCTCCGATATCATCGCACCCTCCGACATGATGGACGGACGCGTCGGCGCGATCCGGGCGGGCCTCGATGCCGAAGGTTTCGAGATGGTGCAGATCATGGCCTATGCGGCGAAATATGCCTCGGCCTTCTACGGGCCGTTCCGCGATGCCATCGGCACCAGCGCGACGCTCATAGGCGACAAGCGCACCTATCAGATGGATCCCGCCAATTCCGACGAGGCGCTGCGCGAGGTCGCGGCCGACATCGAGGAAGGCGCCGATATGGTGATGGTCAAACCCGGTCTGCCCTATCTCGATATCATCCGCCGGGTGAAGGATAATTTTTCGATACCGACCTTCGCTTATCAAGTCTCGGGCGAATATGCGATGATCATGGCGGCGGCCTTGAACGGATGGATCGACGGCGACCGCGCGATGATGGAAAGCCTGATCGCCTTCAAGCGCGCCGGCGCCGACGGCGTGCTCACCTATTTCGCGCCGCGCGTCGCACGGAAGCTGCGTGAACGGCGGTGA
- a CDS encoding GNAT family N-acetyltransferase: protein MLSFVAKLEKCLSIPKFFSEVVIRDLDEDDIPAITAIYRHAVLNSTGTFETEPPGEAEMKIRWRVMAASNYPFIVAERKDERRVMGFAYANAYRARAAYAKTVEDWVYVRDGFQGLGIGEMLLSNLIYESALRGFRQMIAVIGDAENISAIRMHEKLGFTKAGVLRQVGRKNDRWLDTVLMQFELPQETDETEE, encoded by the coding sequence TTGCTTTCCTTTGTCGCAAAGTTGGAGAAATGCTTGTCTATTCCGAAATTTTTTAGCGAAGTCGTTATTCGCGATTTAGACGAAGACGATATCCCTGCGATCACCGCTATCTATAGGCATGCAGTCTTAAACAGCACCGGCACTTTCGAAACCGAGCCGCCAGGCGAAGCCGAAATGAAGATCCGCTGGCGGGTGATGGCTGCGTCGAATTATCCATTCATCGTAGCGGAGCGTAAAGACGAGCGCAGGGTGATGGGATTTGCTTATGCGAACGCCTATCGCGCGCGGGCGGCCTACGCGAAAACCGTCGAAGACTGGGTTTATGTGCGTGACGGGTTTCAAGGGCTCGGCATTGGGGAGATGCTGCTTTCAAACCTCATCTATGAGTCAGCCCTACGCGGTTTCCGTCAAATGATCGCGGTCATCGGCGATGCGGAAAATATCAGCGCGATCCGCATGCATGAGAAATTGGGTTTTACCAAAGCGGGGGTCTTGCGTCAGGTCGGCCGGAAAAATGACCGCTGGCTCGATACCGTCTTGATGCAGTTCGAACTGCCCCAGGAGACCGACGAAACGGAAGAATGA